One genomic segment of Panicum virgatum strain AP13 chromosome 2N, P.virgatum_v5, whole genome shotgun sequence includes these proteins:
- the LOC120660609 gene encoding transcription factor MYB20-like, producing the protein MGRQPCCDKVGLKKGPWTVEEDQKLVSFLLNNGQCCWRAVPKLAGLLRCGKSCRLRWTNYLRPDLKRGLLSAEEEKTVIDLHAELGNRWSKIASHLPGRTDNEIKNHWNTHIKKKLRKMGIDPVTHKPLQPALSAPPQAEEEDKVAAAAAVSSEGVRNEAFSLSEVPMVDLLDDVVLPPCDLVAGEPPASNSGIDTACSPDQSSSSSSSPYSGSAAASSCGSSVADGECPEWLEWAESMLLDDDAVTGPAPWAFEDPFVTYQRIVLFDHQEAW; encoded by the exons ATGGGGAGGCAACCGTGCTGCGACAAGGTGGGGTTGAAGAAGGGGCCGTGGACGGTGGAGGAGGACCAGAAGCTCGTCAGCTTCCTCCTCAACAACGGCCAGTGCTGCTGGCGCGCCGTGCCCAAGCTCGCCG GACTGCTGCGCTGCGGGAAGAGCTGCCGGCTGCGGTGGACCAACTACCTGCGGCCTGACCTGAAGCGCGGGCTGCtgtcggcggaggaggagaagacgGTGATCGACCTGCACGCGGAGCTGGGCAACCGGTGGTCCAAGATCGCGTCGCACCTGCCGGGGAGGACCGACAACGAGATCAAGAACCACTGGAACACGCACATCAAGAAGAAGCTCCGGAAGATGGGCATCGATCCCGTCACCCACAAGCCCCTCCAGCCCGCTCTTTCTGCTCCTCCACAGGCAGAGGAGGAAGacaaggtcgccgccgccgccgccgtgtcaaGTGAGGGGGTCAGAAACGAGGCGTTCTCCCTTAGTGAGGTGCCCATGGTGGACCTCCTTGACGATGTCGTCCTGCCGCCATGCGACCTCGTCGCGGGTGAACCGCCGGCCAGTAACAGTGGCATTGACACGGCTTGTTCGCCCGATCAGtcttcctcctcgtcgtcgtcgccttaCTCTGGCTCTGCAGCTGCGTCGAGCTGTGGCAGCAGCGTCGCCGATGGAGAGTGTCCGGAATGGCTGGAGTGGGCGGAGTCGATGTTGCTGGACGACGACGCGGTCACGGGGCCGGCGCCGTGGGCGTTCGAGGACCCCTTCGTCACGTACCAGAGGATCGTGCTGTTCGATCACCAGGAGGCATGGTGA